A genomic window from Agreia sp. COWG includes:
- a CDS encoding DUF3043 domain-containing protein: MAKDKASALEAPLDAASDESTLAGKGHATPTRKEREAANKRPLVAGDNKEARKASRAKLQESRDRARVGMANGEEKFLPIRDKGPQRRYIRDYVDARFSLGEVMIPVMFAVILATLVPNPTVQTALMLALYAFVVLVVADSLLLGWLLTRKLKAKFGADKVEKGIRWYAAMRALQLRPLRLPKPQVKRGKYPA, translated from the coding sequence GTGGCCAAAGACAAAGCCTCCGCACTCGAAGCTCCCCTCGACGCAGCTTCAGACGAGTCGACCCTGGCGGGCAAGGGCCACGCCACGCCGACGCGCAAGGAGCGCGAGGCCGCTAATAAGCGCCCTCTCGTCGCCGGCGACAACAAGGAGGCCCGCAAGGCCTCGAGGGCGAAGCTGCAGGAGTCGCGGGACCGCGCTCGGGTCGGAATGGCCAACGGCGAGGAGAAGTTCCTTCCCATACGAGACAAGGGCCCGCAGCGCCGCTACATCCGCGATTACGTCGACGCGCGCTTCAGCCTCGGCGAGGTCATGATCCCGGTGATGTTCGCCGTTATCCTTGCCACCCTCGTTCCCAACCCCACCGTGCAGACCGCACTCATGCTGGCCCTGTACGCATTCGTCGTGCTCGTCGTGGCCGACAGTCTGCTTCTAGGGTGGCTGCTCACCCGCAAGCTCAAGGCGAAGTTCGGCGCCGACAAGGTCGAGAAGGGTATTCGCTGGTACGCGGCGATGCGAGCGCTGCAGCTGCGGCCGCTCCGCCTCCCGAAGCCCCAGGTCAAGCGCGGCAAGTACCCCGCCTGA
- a CDS encoding dipeptidase, with protein MTSHTGANDSTNLPPATREGILRQIVERNMPASVADLSDLVRIPSVSWEAFDRSFVAQSADAVRGLLQATGAFESVEISQAVTPEGGLGQPAVLATRAARNGRPTVLLYAHHDVQPPGETADWDTDPYEPTVKGDRLYGRGASDDKAGVVSHVAAIRALVESTDNEFDLGLVVFIEGEEEFGSRSFSAFLEKHQDQLAADVIVVADSDNWNIDTPALTISLRGNVTFKLTVRTLEHASHSGMFGGAAPDAMLAAVRLLATLHGDDGAPAVEGLTSTTGVTPEYPEAQLATEAGFVEGVSSVGHGPILSRLWFQPAITITGIDAPSVANASNTLLPQVSVRISARIAPGQSASDAFTALERHVRSHTPFGAAVEISDVDLGDAFLVDTGGWAVREAKQAMRDGWGVDPVDTGIGGSIPFISDLARVFPEAQILVTGVEDPDTRAHSPNESQHLGVFKRAILSEALLLARLDAQTVASLSE; from the coding sequence ATGACTTCACACACAGGCGCGAACGATTCGACGAACCTCCCCCCGGCAACTCGGGAGGGCATCCTTCGGCAGATCGTCGAGCGCAACATGCCGGCATCCGTTGCCGATCTCAGCGACCTCGTGCGCATTCCTTCGGTCTCCTGGGAAGCCTTCGATCGTTCCTTCGTTGCGCAGAGCGCAGACGCGGTGAGGGGCCTCCTGCAGGCCACCGGTGCCTTCGAGTCGGTCGAGATCTCGCAGGCCGTCACTCCGGAGGGTGGTCTCGGACAGCCCGCGGTGCTGGCCACGAGGGCAGCCCGCAACGGCCGACCCACCGTTCTGCTCTACGCGCATCACGACGTGCAACCCCCTGGGGAGACGGCTGACTGGGACACCGATCCCTACGAGCCGACGGTCAAGGGCGACCGACTGTACGGCCGAGGGGCTTCAGACGACAAGGCCGGCGTCGTCTCGCACGTCGCGGCTATCCGGGCGCTGGTTGAGTCGACGGACAACGAGTTCGACCTCGGCCTCGTTGTGTTCATCGAGGGGGAGGAGGAGTTCGGCTCCCGTTCCTTCTCGGCCTTTCTCGAGAAGCATCAGGATCAGCTGGCTGCAGACGTCATCGTCGTCGCTGATTCTGACAACTGGAACATCGACACGCCGGCACTCACCATCAGCCTGCGCGGCAACGTCACCTTCAAGCTCACGGTACGCACGCTTGAGCACGCGTCCCACTCCGGCATGTTCGGGGGCGCGGCGCCGGATGCGATGCTCGCGGCCGTCAGGCTCCTCGCGACCCTGCACGGCGACGACGGTGCGCCCGCGGTCGAAGGACTGACCTCGACCACGGGTGTGACGCCGGAGTATCCAGAAGCCCAGCTCGCGACCGAGGCCGGCTTCGTCGAGGGCGTCTCGAGCGTCGGACACGGCCCGATCCTGTCGAGGCTGTGGTTCCAGCCAGCCATCACCATCACCGGCATCGATGCGCCCAGCGTTGCCAATGCATCCAACACCCTCCTTCCCCAGGTCTCGGTAAGGATCAGCGCGCGTATCGCGCCCGGGCAGTCGGCGTCTGACGCCTTCACGGCACTGGAGCGGCACGTCCGGTCTCACACACCATTCGGGGCGGCGGTGGAGATCTCCGATGTCGACCTCGGCGATGCGTTCCTCGTCGATACCGGCGGATGGGCCGTGCGAGAGGCGAAGCAGGCGATGAGAGACGGGTGGGGTGTCGATCCCGTCGACACGGGCATCGGCGGTTCGATTCCGTTCATCTCGGATCTCGCCCGAGTGTTCCCCGAGGCCCAGATCCTCGTCACAGGCGTCGAAGACCCCGACACCCGCGCCCACAGCCCCAACGAATCCCAGCACCTGGGCGTCTTCAAGCGGGCGATTCTGAGCGAGGCCCTGCTCCTCGCGCGGTTGGACGCTCAGACGGTGGCATCTCTCTCGGAATGA
- the erpA gene encoding iron-sulfur cluster insertion protein ErpA, which yields MSDTTLTQTEAPSHRVGVTDAAADKVRNLLVQEGREDLRLRVAVQPGGCSGLIYQLYFDERQLDGDAVVDYNGVEVIVDEMSVPYLDGATIDFEDTIQKQGFTIDNPNAGGSCACGDSFH from the coding sequence ATGAGCGACACGACACTGACTCAGACCGAGGCACCCAGCCACCGCGTGGGTGTCACCGACGCGGCAGCAGACAAGGTGCGCAACCTTCTTGTGCAAGAGGGTCGGGAAGATCTCCGGCTGCGCGTCGCCGTGCAGCCGGGCGGCTGCTCCGGCCTCATCTACCAGCTGTATTTCGATGAGCGCCAGCTCGATGGCGACGCCGTCGTCGACTACAACGGGGTGGAGGTCATCGTCGATGAGATGAGTGTTCCCTACCTCGACGGCGCCACCATCGACTTCGAGGACACTATCCAGAAGCAGGGGTTCACGATCGATAACCCCAACGCCGGCGGTAGCTGCGCCTGCGGGGATTCGTTCCACTAA
- the coxB gene encoding cytochrome c oxidase subunit II — translation MVRSRRLRWAAIPIAATLALVLAGCTQQQLQGWLPTEPGTTNNVDRVIGLWVTSWIVLLIVGVITWGLTLWAVIVYRRRRGQTGLPAQLRYNMPIEIFYTVVPLILVLGFFAFTARDQSAIEAKYDDPDVTIAVYGKQWAWDFNYVDADVYSAGIQGQPNPDDAKGSLVESEIPTLYLPVGKKIEIQLEARDVIHSFWVIDFLYKKDMIPGKTNYMYVTPEREGTYSGKCAELCGEYHSLMLFNVKVVSQDEYDSYIQSLKDAGFNGQLGHEYDRNQNLPGTTSPRVPE, via the coding sequence CTGGTGCGTTCACGCCGTCTCCGTTGGGCCGCAATTCCCATTGCCGCCACCCTCGCGCTCGTCCTCGCCGGCTGCACACAGCAGCAGCTGCAAGGTTGGCTGCCCACCGAGCCGGGAACGACGAACAACGTCGACCGGGTCATCGGTCTGTGGGTCACGTCGTGGATCGTGCTGCTCATCGTGGGTGTCATCACCTGGGGCCTCACACTCTGGGCGGTCATCGTGTACCGTCGCCGCCGTGGCCAGACCGGACTTCCCGCTCAGCTTCGTTACAACATGCCGATCGAGATCTTCTACACGGTCGTGCCGCTCATTCTCGTGCTCGGCTTCTTCGCCTTCACCGCTCGCGACCAGTCAGCCATTGAGGCGAAGTACGACGACCCCGACGTCACCATCGCGGTGTACGGAAAGCAGTGGGCCTGGGACTTCAACTACGTCGATGCCGACGTCTACTCGGCCGGCATTCAGGGCCAGCCGAACCCGGATGACGCGAAGGGTAGTCTCGTCGAATCCGAGATTCCGACTCTCTACCTACCGGTGGGCAAGAAGATCGAGATCCAGCTCGAGGCGCGCGACGTCATCCACTCGTTCTGGGTCATCGATTTCCTCTACAAGAAAGACATGATCCCCGGCAAGACGAACTACATGTACGTCACTCCGGAGCGCGAGGGAACATATAGCGGAAAGTGTGCCGAGCTCTGTGGCGAATACCACTCGCTCATGCTGTTCAACGTCAAGGTCGTCTCCCAAGACGAGTACGACTCCTACATCCAGTCCCTGAAGGACGCCGGATTCAACGGCCAGCTCGGGCACGAATACGACAGAAACCAAAATCTCCCCGGCACGACGTCGCCCCGGGTACCGGAGTAG
- the ctaD gene encoding cytochrome c oxidase subunit I, with protein sequence MTTTAVAPASGVSLTNGQSPSAERKGNVLVKWITSTDHKTIGYMYLISSFIYFCLGGVMALVIRAQLFEPGLEILQTKDQYNQLFTMHGTIMLLMFATPLFAGFANVLMPLQIGAPDVAFPRLNAFAYWLYSFGSLIAVAGFLTPQGAASFGWFAYAPLSSETFTPGDGGNLWVIGLGISGFGTILGAVNFITTIITMRAPGMTMFRMPIFTWNILVTSILVLMAFPVLAAALFALGADRILGAHVYDAANGGVLLWQHLFWFFGHPEVYIIALPFFGIISEVLPVFSRKPIFGYKTLVYATISIAALSVTVWAHHMYVTGSVLLPFFALMTMLIAVPTGVKIFNWIGTMWRGSVTFETPMLWAIGFLITFTFGGLTGVILASPPLDFHVSDSYFVVAHFHYVVFGTVVFAMFSGFYFWWPKWTGKMLNETLGKWHFWMLFIGFHTTFLIQHWLGVVGMPRRYATYSPEDGFTSMNQVSTVGAFLLAASLVPFFLNVYITARRAPKVTVNDPWGYSRSLEWATSCPPPRHNFTSIPRIRSESPAFDLNHPEAGIPFGVGPAKDAPDAPTYDTASQKVK encoded by the coding sequence ATGACGACCACAGCAGTAGCGCCAGCGAGCGGTGTCTCGCTAACGAACGGGCAGTCGCCGAGCGCAGAGCGCAAGGGCAATGTCCTGGTCAAGTGGATCACGTCCACCGACCACAAGACGATCGGGTATATGTACCTGATCTCGTCATTCATCTACTTCTGCCTCGGCGGGGTGATGGCCCTGGTCATTCGAGCCCAGCTCTTCGAACCCGGGCTCGAGATCCTTCAGACGAAGGACCAGTACAACCAGCTGTTCACCATGCACGGCACGATCATGCTGCTCATGTTCGCGACGCCGCTGTTCGCGGGGTTCGCCAACGTTCTGATGCCGCTGCAGATCGGCGCACCCGACGTCGCTTTCCCCCGCCTCAACGCTTTCGCCTACTGGCTCTACAGCTTCGGAAGCCTCATCGCCGTTGCGGGCTTCCTCACCCCCCAGGGGGCTGCGTCGTTCGGTTGGTTTGCTTACGCGCCCCTGTCGAGCGAGACGTTCACACCGGGTGATGGCGGCAACCTCTGGGTTATCGGTCTTGGTATCTCGGGTTTCGGAACGATCCTCGGCGCCGTGAACTTCATTACCACGATCATCACCATGCGAGCTCCTGGCATGACCATGTTCCGCATGCCCATCTTCACGTGGAACATCCTCGTCACTTCGATCCTGGTGCTCATGGCGTTCCCTGTTCTTGCGGCGGCGCTCTTCGCGCTCGGGGCCGACCGTATCCTCGGCGCCCACGTGTACGACGCCGCAAACGGGGGAGTGCTTCTGTGGCAGCACCTCTTCTGGTTCTTCGGTCACCCCGAGGTGTACATCATCGCGCTGCCCTTCTTCGGCATCATCTCCGAGGTGCTCCCGGTCTTCAGCCGTAAGCCGATCTTCGGATACAAGACGCTCGTCTACGCCACGATCTCGATTGCGGCGCTGTCGGTAACCGTCTGGGCGCACCACATGTACGTCACCGGCTCGGTACTCCTGCCGTTCTTCGCACTGATGACGATGCTCATCGCGGTCCCCACCGGCGTGAAGATCTTCAACTGGATCGGAACGATGTGGCGGGGCTCCGTCACATTCGAGACGCCGATGCTGTGGGCTATCGGCTTCCTCATCACGTTCACGTTCGGTGGACTGACCGGCGTGATCCTCGCCTCTCCGCCGCTCGACTTCCATGTCTCCGACTCGTATTTCGTGGTCGCCCACTTCCACTACGTGGTCTTCGGAACCGTCGTGTTCGCCATGTTCAGCGGCTTCTACTTCTGGTGGCCGAAGTGGACAGGCAAGATGTTGAACGAGACTCTCGGAAAGTGGCACTTCTGGATGCTGTTCATCGGCTTCCACACCACCTTCCTCATCCAGCACTGGCTCGGGGTCGTCGGTATGCCTCGCCGCTACGCGACGTATTCTCCCGAAGACGGCTTCACGTCCATGAACCAGGTGTCCACCGTCGGAGCGTTCCTCCTCGCAGCCTCGCTCGTGCCGTTCTTCCTGAACGTGTACATCACCGCCCGTCGAGCGCCCAAGGTCACCGTGAATGACCCGTGGGGCTACTCTCGTTCGCTCGAGTGGGCGACATCCTGCCCGCCGCCGCGGCACAACTTCACATCGATTCCCCGTATCCGCAGCGAATCGCCCGCTTTCGACCTGAACCACCCAGAGGCGGGAATCCCGTTCGGCGTGGGTCCGGCGAAAGACGCACCCGACGCGCCGACGTACGACACAGCATCCCAGAAGGTGAAGTAA
- a CDS encoding cytochrome c oxidase subunit 4 has translation MRANKNLFWILAVFCVALSGVYIFWSIIDKGQVEWVGALGIGLSGILAAFLAFYLGRVYSAQGGDLPEDRLDSDIDDGDPEMGFYSPWSWWPVILAGSASIMLLGFAVGTWITFIGVAFLLVAIVGWVYEYYRGYFAR, from the coding sequence ATGAGAGCAAATAAGAATCTCTTCTGGATCCTCGCGGTCTTCTGTGTCGCTCTCTCCGGTGTCTACATCTTCTGGAGCATCATCGACAAGGGTCAGGTCGAATGGGTCGGGGCGCTCGGAATCGGCCTGTCCGGTATCCTCGCGGCGTTTCTCGCCTTCTATTTGGGTCGCGTCTACAGCGCTCAGGGTGGAGACCTTCCAGAGGACCGTCTCGACAGCGACATCGATGATGGCGACCCCGAGATGGGCTTCTACAGCCCTTGGAGCTGGTGGCCTGTCATCCTCGCCGGATCAGCCTCGATCATGCTGCTCGGTTTTGCCGTCGGAACCTGGATCACCTTCATCGGTGTGGCTTTCCTGCTGGTAGCGATCGTGGGCTGGGTCTACGAGTATTACCGGGGCTATTTCGCTCGCTGA
- a CDS encoding ubiquinol-cytochrome c reductase cytochrome b subunit — protein sequence MSTVITPETTSPAPAATKPAQRSTSSRFTEAAANYVDERTSISTVVREFGRKIFPDHWSFMLGEVALYSFVVILLTGTFLTFFFQASMAEVVYNGSYVPLKGVEMSTAMSSTLNISFDVRGGLLIRQIHHWAALTFIAAIGVHMLRIYFTGAFRKPRELNWVIGFVLFILALAEGFTGYSLPDDLLSGNGLRIIDGLIKGLPVVGTWISFLLFGGEFPGTDIVGRLYSLHILLLPAILAVMLALHLVFVVVHKHTQWSGPGQTKDNVVGSPILPMFAAKAGGFFFIVFGVIALMGTFFTINPIWNYGPYDPSPVSAGTQPDWYIGFADGALRLMPPGLEFELWNHTWSFNIIIPVLILTGFIVVVLIYPFIEAWITGDKREHHLLDRPRNAPTRTAIGVAGVLFYAALWGAASSDLIATHFQLSIEGVIHVNQALLILAPVIGYLVTKRVCLALQKKDREIALHGFESGRIVRLPGGEYIEVHQPVDEYERWKLVDYNDYQPLMIRPNAQGKITGVQRVRASLSHWFFEDRIAPVSPKELERGGEHH from the coding sequence ATGAGTACCGTCATCACGCCGGAGACCACCTCTCCTGCACCCGCAGCAACGAAACCCGCCCAACGCAGCACGTCGAGCCGATTCACCGAGGCAGCCGCGAACTACGTCGATGAGCGCACCAGTATCTCGACCGTGGTCAGGGAGTTCGGTCGCAAGATCTTCCCCGACCACTGGTCGTTCATGCTGGGCGAGGTCGCCCTGTACAGCTTCGTGGTCATCCTTCTCACGGGCACCTTCCTCACCTTCTTCTTCCAGGCGTCTATGGCCGAAGTCGTGTACAACGGCTCCTACGTTCCGCTCAAGGGCGTAGAAATGTCGACGGCCATGTCGTCGACGCTCAACATCTCGTTCGACGTTCGCGGCGGGCTCCTCATCCGGCAGATTCACCACTGGGCTGCACTGACCTTCATCGCCGCCATCGGCGTGCACATGCTGCGCATCTACTTCACGGGTGCGTTCCGCAAGCCGCGTGAGCTGAACTGGGTGATCGGTTTCGTGCTGTTCATCCTGGCGCTGGCCGAGGGTTTCACGGGGTACTCACTCCCCGACGACCTGCTCTCTGGCAACGGCCTCCGCATTATCGACGGCCTCATCAAGGGTCTGCCCGTCGTCGGAACCTGGATATCGTTCCTGCTGTTCGGAGGCGAGTTCCCGGGCACCGACATCGTCGGCCGGCTGTACTCGCTGCACATCCTGCTCCTACCCGCCATCCTCGCTGTGATGTTGGCGCTGCACCTCGTCTTCGTCGTCGTGCACAAGCACACCCAGTGGTCGGGCCCCGGTCAGACCAAGGACAACGTGGTCGGCTCGCCCATCCTGCCCATGTTCGCGGCCAAGGCCGGCGGATTCTTCTTCATCGTCTTCGGCGTGATCGCCTTGATGGGCACGTTCTTCACGATCAACCCGATCTGGAACTACGGACCGTACGACCCCTCCCCTGTTTCGGCAGGCACCCAGCCCGACTGGTACATCGGCTTTGCCGATGGGGCGTTGCGCCTGATGCCGCCGGGACTCGAGTTCGAGCTGTGGAACCACACGTGGTCGTTCAACATCATCATCCCGGTCCTCATCCTCACCGGCTTCATCGTTGTCGTGCTGATCTATCCCTTCATCGAAGCGTGGATCACCGGCGACAAGCGTGAGCACCACCTGCTAGACCGGCCTCGTAACGCGCCGACCCGCACCGCCATCGGGGTCGCCGGAGTTCTGTTCTACGCTGCACTCTGGGGAGCAGCTAGCTCTGACCTCATCGCTACGCACTTCCAGCTGTCGATCGAGGGTGTCATTCACGTCAACCAGGCGCTGCTCATCCTGGCACCCGTCATCGGGTACTTGGTCACGAAGCGAGTGTGCCTCGCCCTGCAGAAGAAGGATCGTGAAATCGCCCTGCACGGATTCGAGTCAGGACGCATCGTTCGCCTGCCCGGTGGTGAGTACATCGAGGTGCACCAGCCGGTCGACGAGTACGAGCGCTGGAAGCTGGTCGACTACAACGACTACCAGCCCCTCATGATCCGCCCGAACGCTCAGGGCAAGATCACCGGAGTGCAGCGTGTACGTGCATCCCTCTCGCACTGGTTCTTCGAGGATCGCATCGCCCCCGTCAGCCCGAAAGAGCTGGAGCGCGGCGGCGAACACCACTAA
- a CDS encoding ubiquinol-cytochrome c reductase iron-sulfur subunit gives MAHDELSGKDISAVSSAGGSHETAAPGTAVVPSETFQNPGFPAHRPRVTDVDPKAEKKAERQVYTFFYLSIVGSIFAVASYMAFPIADGDTGSLRLHTMMLGIGIVLALFGLGLGAVHWSKALMANQEGIDQRHPVQGSDETRARAVEIFKEANEESGFGRRTMVRNTLLGALVAFPLPAVILFRGWGPQNENPVELLNETMWAKGTRLTLDPSGLPIKASDVTLGSAFHVIPEGLNESEHRLEEKAKAAVLLMRLDPSKLKESANRTGWSYDGIVAYSKICTHVGCPVALYEQQTHHLLCPCHQSTFDVTEECKVIFGPAKRALPQLPIAIDGEGYLIAQSDFHEPVGPSFWERSSS, from the coding sequence ATGGCACATGACGAATTGAGCGGCAAGGACATCTCCGCTGTTTCGTCGGCTGGCGGCTCGCACGAGACGGCAGCTCCCGGCACGGCCGTCGTCCCGAGCGAGACGTTCCAGAATCCCGGCTTCCCCGCTCACCGCCCGCGGGTCACCGACGTAGACCCCAAGGCTGAGAAGAAGGCCGAACGACAGGTCTACACGTTCTTCTACCTTTCGATCGTGGGCAGCATCTTCGCCGTCGCGTCCTACATGGCATTCCCCATCGCAGACGGCGATACCGGATCTCTGCGACTGCACACGATGATGCTCGGTATCGGGATCGTCCTAGCTTTGTTCGGCCTCGGTCTCGGCGCTGTGCACTGGTCGAAGGCTCTCATGGCGAACCAGGAGGGCATCGACCAGAGGCACCCGGTGCAGGGCAGCGATGAAACCCGCGCCCGGGCCGTGGAGATCTTCAAGGAAGCCAACGAAGAATCCGGATTCGGCCGTCGCACGATGGTGCGCAACACGCTGCTCGGTGCCCTTGTGGCGTTCCCTTTGCCCGCCGTCATCCTTTTCCGCGGCTGGGGGCCGCAGAACGAGAACCCGGTCGAGCTGCTCAACGAAACGATGTGGGCCAAGGGCACCCGCCTGACCCTCGATCCTTCCGGACTGCCCATCAAGGCGTCCGACGTCACGCTGGGTTCCGCCTTCCACGTCATTCCGGAGGGTTTGAACGAGTCGGAACACCGACTCGAGGAAAAGGCCAAGGCGGCCGTGCTCCTCATGCGCCTCGATCCGTCGAAGCTCAAGGAAAGTGCCAACCGCACCGGCTGGTCATACGACGGCATCGTCGCGTACTCGAAGATCTGTACCCACGTCGGATGCCCCGTCGCGCTGTACGAACAGCAGACGCATCACCTGCTGTGCCCCTGCCACCAGTCGACCTTCGACGTCACCGAGGAATGCAAGGTCATCTTCGGTCCGGCCAAGCGAGCGCTGCCGCAGCTGCCCATCGCGATCGATGGTGAGGGATACCTCATCGCCCAGAGCGATTTCCACGAACCCGTCGGCCCTAGCTTCTGGGAGCGATCTTCATCATGA
- a CDS encoding cytochrome c has product MARKGRTANRRHPLATVALIAIGLIVTGGGYAVFSSTATAETSTASQTTIDQGKKLFQANCASCHGLDLAGTGAGPSLLGVGAASVDFQVGTGRMPMAMQGPQAMEKLPQFTAEDTKALSAYVASLSPGPAVPDDSLLDGKGDASNGAELFRINCAMCHNVAGAGGALTEGKFAPALTGVAAVHIYEAMVTGPQNMPVFNDKNLSPEDKRDVITYLKYLETNPSPGGYELGNLGPVAEGLFVWIFGLGAIVALTVWLTAKSN; this is encoded by the coding sequence ATGGCCCGCAAAGGCAGAACGGCGAACAGACGCCACCCCTTGGCGACCGTCGCCCTGATCGCTATCGGCCTGATCGTCACCGGCGGCGGATATGCGGTGTTCAGCAGCACCGCGACGGCTGAGACCAGCACCGCCTCGCAGACCACCATCGATCAGGGCAAGAAGCTGTTCCAGGCGAACTGTGCAAGCTGCCACGGGCTCGATCTGGCAGGAACGGGTGCGGGCCCGAGTCTTCTCGGCGTGGGCGCTGCGTCTGTCGATTTCCAGGTCGGCACGGGTCGTATGCCCATGGCTATGCAGGGCCCGCAGGCCATGGAGAAGCTTCCCCAGTTCACGGCCGAAGACACGAAGGCCCTTTCGGCCTACGTGGCCTCCCTCTCCCCCGGTCCCGCCGTTCCTGATGACAGCCTCCTCGACGGCAAGGGCGATGCTTCGAATGGCGCCGAGCTGTTCCGCATCAACTGTGCGATGTGCCACAACGTGGCCGGTGCCGGTGGTGCACTGACCGAAGGCAAGTTCGCTCCCGCGCTCACAGGTGTCGCCGCCGTGCACATCTATGAGGCCATGGTCACGGGCCCGCAGAACATGCCCGTGTTCAACGACAAGAACCTGTCCCCCGAAGACAAGCGCGATGTCATCACGTACCTCAAGTACCTCGAGACCAACCCGTCTCCCGGCGGCTACGAGCTCGGCAATCTCGGCCCCGTGGCCGAGGGGCTCTTCGTGTGGATCTTCGGCCTCGGCGCAATCGTCGCCCTGACCGTCTGGCTCACGGCGAAGTCCAACTAG
- a CDS encoding heme-copper oxidase subunit III — protein MIQRPNVVAVGTIVWLGSEVMFFAGLFAIYFTLRSTSGPLWESESSVLNVPFSLVNTIILVASSFTCQAGVFAAERLQGRSTGWKPSQWGTTEWFFLTYLLGAIFVSGQIFEYATLVSEGISISSSAYGSAFYLTTGFHGLHVTGGLIAFLLVIGRIFAVKKMGHREATSAIVVSYYWHFVDVVWIGLFLVIYVLK, from the coding sequence ATGATTCAACGACCCAACGTCGTGGCCGTGGGCACCATCGTGTGGCTCGGAAGCGAGGTGATGTTCTTCGCCGGTCTCTTTGCCATCTACTTCACGCTTCGCAGCACCTCTGGGCCGCTGTGGGAGAGCGAGTCGAGCGTCCTGAACGTTCCTTTCTCTCTGGTGAACACGATCATCCTGGTGGCGAGTTCGTTCACCTGCCAGGCGGGTGTCTTCGCGGCGGAGCGTCTGCAGGGCCGATCGACCGGCTGGAAGCCCAGCCAGTGGGGCACCACGGAATGGTTCTTCCTGACCTACCTTCTCGGTGCCATCTTCGTCTCCGGCCAGATCTTCGAGTACGCCACCCTCGTCTCCGAGGGCATCTCGATCAGCTCGAGCGCCTACGGCTCGGCCTTCTACCTCACGACCGGCTTCCACGGCCTGCACGTTACCGGTGGACTCATCGCGTTCCTCCTCGTCATCGGTCGCATCTTCGCGGTCAAGAAGATGGGACACCGTGAGGCCACCAGCGCCATCGTCGTTTCGTACTACTGGCACTTCGTCGACGTGGTCTGGATCGGTCTGTTCCTCGTCATCTACGTGCTCAAATAA
- the trpD gene encoding anthranilate phosphoribosyltransferase, which yields MAYSQSWSDILTSLLDRRDLSVSDASWAMDQVMSGKASDAQLAGFLVALRSKGETVDEIVGFRDAVLDHAVALEVDPRALDIVGTGGDRHGTVNVSTMASIVAASAGISVVKHGNRAASSKAGASDVLTALGVELDISNVRTAEVLGEAGITFAFASKFHPGFANVAGVRRELGVPTVFNYLGPLCNPARPEASAVGVAQLDRVPLFVGVFQTRGATALVFRGDDGLDELTTTGHSHIWEVSRGAVVEHDLDPRDLGIKRADMSELLGGDAAFNAEIARRVFAGEKGAVRDIVLLNAAAGMASFELSVDPEQARRPIVERLAEKIAAAARSIDSGASAATLSGWVEATTR from the coding sequence ATGGCTTACTCCCAGTCCTGGTCCGACATTCTCACCTCACTTCTCGATCGACGCGATCTCTCGGTGTCTGATGCATCGTGGGCGATGGACCAGGTGATGAGTGGGAAGGCATCGGATGCTCAGCTCGCCGGCTTTCTGGTCGCCCTGCGCTCCAAGGGTGAGACCGTGGACGAGATCGTGGGCTTCCGTGACGCCGTCCTAGACCATGCCGTAGCGCTCGAGGTCGATCCCCGGGCTCTGGATATCGTCGGGACGGGCGGGGATCGACACGGCACGGTGAACGTGTCGACGATGGCGTCGATCGTGGCCGCTTCCGCTGGCATATCGGTCGTCAAGCACGGCAATCGTGCTGCGAGCTCGAAGGCGGGGGCTTCGGATGTTCTGACCGCGCTCGGGGTCGAGTTGGACATCTCGAATGTGCGCACGGCAGAGGTTCTGGGAGAAGCGGGCATCACCTTCGCCTTCGCATCCAAGTTCCACCCGGGATTCGCGAATGTCGCCGGGGTGCGTCGAGAGCTGGGAGTACCGACCGTCTTCAACTACCTCGGCCCTCTCTGCAACCCTGCGAGGCCGGAGGCATCGGCCGTTGGTGTCGCTCAGCTCGACCGGGTACCGCTCTTCGTCGGCGTCTTTCAGACCAGAGGGGCCACCGCGCTCGTCTTCCGAGGCGACGACGGCCTCGATGAACTCACGACGACAGGACACAGTCATATCTGGGAGGTCTCGCGCGGCGCGGTCGTCGAGCATGATCTCGATCCCCGAGACCTGGGCATCAAGAGGGCTGACATGTCCGAACTGCTCGGAGGGGACGCCGCCTTCAACGCGGAGATCGCCCGGAGGGTCTTCGCAGGCGAGAAGGGTGCCGTTCGCGACATCGTTTTGCTCAACGCTGCGGCCGGCATGGCCTCGTTCGAGCTCTCGGTAGACCCCGAGCAGGCGCGGCGTCCGATCGTGGAGCGGCTGGCGGAGAAAATCGCCGCCGCCGCCCGGTCCATCGATTCCGGGGCGTCTGCGGCCACTCTCTCGGGCTGGGTCGAGGCGACGACCCGCTAG